The genomic region attccaaatttctctcttatggCCAAACCTCTGTATGTTTTACTAAAGAAAAACCCCAACCCAAAGGAGAGTTTAACAAATCCAcctgcccttggacatcccaACTATCagattccctttttcctttttgtatatgaAAAGAAAGGGAATGCCCCTGGGGTGctcacatgaagacagagagaccACCATGGACCCATAGGGTATTATAGCCAGCAAGTGGACCTTGTAGCAAGGGGATATCCCCTTGTCTTAGAACCAAAGCTGCCACTGCCCTTTAGGTCAAGGCCACCAAGGAAATTGTGGGATCCCCTTCAACTATCTTTGTACCTCATGCAGTAGAAGCCCTCCTGAATTCTCACCACACTCAACATACTTCAGCCAGCTGCCTCATCTCCTATGAAATCCTTTTGGTAACTGCTTCTCACGTAACTCTATCACATTGTAATAAACGTAACCTGCTACTCTTCTCCCCTCCAGTACCAACAAAGCCCCTCACGACAATTTAACACCGCCAGATCACCTCCTGACCCCTCAGGATGATCTCAGGAAACTCCCTCGAGTAACATCAACTTCTCATGGTTCACTGCTGGTTCTTATTTAAAAGGCGACAATGGCAAACACTGTGCTGGGTATGCTATTGCAACTCCTTTTGATATTGTTCAGGCAGCACCATTACCTatggctacttcagcccaacagGTCTAATTATAGGCTATAACACAGGCTTGTACTTTAGCCACGGGCAAAACTGCCAACATTTATACTAACAGTAGACACACTTTCAGAGTAAGCTTATGATTTTGGAATGTTGTGAAAGAAATGGGGCTTGCCTACTTAAAAATGGCCCCTACACTCAGAAATTattagatgctatacttttaccTGCTCTTTAGCTATTATCAAGATACCGGGGCATTCTAAACTTGAATCtctggaagcaaaagaaaatcaccTTGCTGAAACTTCCACAAGGAATACTGCCCTTAAAGGAACCAACAGCAGCCAAGCCTTTGTCATGATCCAAAGGGATATTTCCCCAAACGATAACTTAGCAAAACTGGCTAGAGAAGCCTAACAATTGGcctcagaagaggaaaaagagtggAAATTCAACAGTTGTTGGTTtgataagagaagagaaagctctggTTCAAACTAAATACCAACCAAGTCCTACCACGGACTCCAGAATGCCCCCTCCTAAACAGTGTACATGCATTTAACCACTTGTCTATTGACAAAGTGATAGCATTCATGAATCAATATTGGTGGGGAAATAGAAACAAGGCCACAAGAAATGCATACCTCACTTGTTCCACTTGTCCAAAATATAATCCAGGGAAGCCTGTTTGTATTGTTCCCAGACATTTTAAATGGTCTAACGAACCAGTCGAGGTTTGGCAAATGAATTTCATCCAACTTCCCCTGTCTCGTGGATATAAATTTGTTTAATCATGGTCTGTGTCTTCTCACTGCACTGAAGCCTTCCTTTGCAGACAGGCTAATGCCTCTTCTGTAGCTAAGATCCTTTTGGAAAGGAGATCCCACCTGCGGAACTCCTCTGGAACTTCATGATGATCGAGGAACCCCTTTTACCTGTCAGGTACTTTGCAACACGGTAAAGGTCTAACAGATGCTAACAAAATTAAGCACGTTCTGGTAGAGCAATCTTTTCACGGTGTGCTCCAGCGAGACCAAGACCTTAAGCATCACACCTTGCACCCTGGAGATTCCATCTATTAGAAAAGACACCTCCAGAAGGACTCTCTTCAACCTCTCTGGAAAGGCCCCTATCAGGTACTGCTAACTAACCCCTCCTCCACAAAACTCTTGGAATAGACTcttggattcatgtgacacaTCTAAAGAAACCACCAAACCATGAGCAGACCTGCACATCATCTGGTGACTTGAAAGTAAAGATTTCCTGGAATTAAAGCAGATGACATCTGAtgagacagctttcccaagatgtcCAGACGAGGCCTGCTGGGAGCTTGTCTGCCAAACCTCTGATGCTGACATAACGCTTCAGATGacctccaatgcctatgatcttgataagaTATGgacttaaggaagaaaaaaaccaccCTGAGAATTCTCCCTCCTATTCCTCCCTGTTACTTGAATGTGACCTCAATAGGTTTCCAACCTGTGCACTTTCCCTCTGATGTGGGACTCGACACCCAGGAAAATTCCTTAGCACCAGGAATAAAGGCCGATAAAATCAGGAAAACCTCTCAATCAgcgatgctttcagagaaaggtcttgatcaaaagagaaaaatgtgaaaattaataaatagaaacctcatttaaaatggagtcaggaggccagaaggggaaGCTCTCACATCCTACAACAATGGTCCAGCCCAcgtggaagaagaaagacttcctcttcttgtccagccaatgagagactgtcacagctAGTGAGAGAGtgtcacaactcagccagtgAAAAGCCAGTACACTTTGAACTCTGagttcctccaatggactctttgtttacattagccctccccacatcctcttcccctctgtgaaagagtttctcctccccttgttgcTTGGACCTTGCAAGTGGCTCACCATGGTGACAGATGCCTAACTGCAATTCTCTGTTGATcccgaataaactcatttttgctggagaaataactggctgtctattgtTTAAAGTCAACACcaacacatttcaaagaaaaaagcagaagcaCTGGGAATAATccccaggagaaagaaaaataaggcctAGACAAAGAGAATATCCCAGGTGATGAGCTCAAAAGTTAAAGTTCACAACAGCCTTTCAGCCTGGTAATCTGGCAAAAGGTCCTAATAGCTTTAGGCATAACCTCTGACCCACTTCCACTTCATGGAATGTATCCTAAGtaaataattaaagataaaagaaaaaatttagccATGATGATGTCCtacataatagccaaaagaaaaaaaaaagatacaaactaAGCTAGTTAATTAGTACCACACAATGAATGCTCAACAGCCACTAAAAACGATCACAGCCACTACAGCTATGGAGGCATATTTACTGGCATGGAAAGATATCTTCAATTACATTGTTAAGCAAAATgagcaaacaacaaaacagaatataCAGTATAATAccagtttttcttctctctaattcTCTATATTGATAGCTGTAAACCCTGTATTTCATGCTTGGAATAGAAGTGAGTATTCCTGGCTGGTGGTATCATGGGTGATTCAGTCTTTGTACTTTTCCTCCAATTTCTagttttttatcattattactagAGTACcagtacaaaagaaaaacaagcttttttaaaacaaaaagtcatgCACCAAAAAAAAGCCTGGGCTACATAACCAAGCATGAATGCAAAGACTGGAATAGTCCTATAAGGATGGCTAAAGATAAGAATAagctaaatattttgaaaaacattaaaatgtttaatattgatttttttaaagaggtcaTATCTAAACAAGAGTAAGTAAAAGCCTACTGGTTGAGGCACAACAGTATCACGCTAATagatgaaaaaagaagacaacacaacaaTCTCCACTTAGCATCTATTGTCCAGCTGGACAAGGGGTCTTCAAATAGGAAAAGTCACAGGAATTGGCCCCACAAGGAACCGAAGTGGTGGTGGGAGAGCACCCAACCACTCTGGATGCGTCTGAGTCTCTGGGACCCAGAAGAATAATTGCCCAGAGTGTGGAAATGTCAAGAACATTACTACAAAATTGGGGCCAGCAATACGTGAGAAATCAGAGACCAGGTGAAGagggagaaaactggaaaaagcacCAACATCTGTTGTATTTGAGGAGTCAGATATAAAATCAAACTCTGGCTGCCTCTTCCTAGCTCTGCAACTATGTAGGCATTTTactaacctttctgagcttcaacttactgatttctaaaatgaaaataataatatagaaCTCCCTGAGTGTTGGTGAGGAGTCAATGAAATAACATGTGTAAAATGCCTAATTAGGTGCCATGCTCCTCGGAGGCCGTCAGTCAATAAATAGCAactacacacttttttttttttgaggaagattagtcctcagctaactgctgccaatcctcctctttttgctgaagaagactggccctgagctaacatgtgtgcccatcttcctctactttatatgtgggacgcctaccacagcatggcttgccaagtggtgctatgtccacactcaggatccaaaccagcaaaccctaggccgccaaagcacaacatgcgaacttaactgctgcgccaccaggccagcccctaaatacatattttattagcgGCTGGGTCTAGAAACCAGGCACCTATATTAAAATGTTTGGCCACATTTTAATCCTCAATTTACCATTCATAATTTAAATTTGAGATTCCAGATTTATCAATAAGGAGCAAGTTACAAACACTGATGAGGCATCTGAAGGGCTGTACTGGGAAAAggctagaaggagaagaaaactccCTTCAGGGCCTGAGACTGGTGAAGAGCCACAAGCCCTGGCCATCTAGGAAGGATTTCATTACCTTTACCAAGGGAAGGATTTTCCTTGGGGACAgtgacaacaataacaaacagCAAGCTGCTCCACTTCTTACACTGATTCACAAGAATAAGCCAGGGACATGCAGTGCAGCCCTGGAGTCTCTTGCAAGCTTCTGGGACTCTTATTTCCAGGCTGCAAGGAAGCACTCGCAAAAGCGAGGGGCAGGAGGGATGGAGGTTAACAGCAACGCAGATCAGTTAAGAAACCTAAGAAGACAGAATCCGGAAGTGAGAAGTATTTTCAGTagacagggaaagaagaaaacaaagcccaaaggccAGGTCTGGCCTTCCATAAAAATTCTTTATCATTCCTGCTACAAATGTACTGACAGACAATTGAGGAGTAAGTTcacacataaagagaaaaaaactatgcAACTTGAACTATTATCAAAgacacttgcaaatatttttccacttttgtttttcttgatattattttctcattagcTGCAAACACCGTTTTCTCTAGAAGCTCACAGCATAGTGGTTACAAGAGTTTGCCTGCAGTCTCCACCATCACcaatgtgaccttggacaacatACATAAGCTAGCTGTGCtttagtctcctcatctgtaaaaaatactcctttttcctagggttgctgtgaggctaGATGAGTTATATATAAATGCTTAGAACAACGTCTGGGCACcagatttttgtctttgtctccTTAAATTCTACACAGTTACATTACCAAGCagatgattttctttaaaaactccactacaaatgagaagaagaaataatgtgtCTCTAGAGGCCTGAAATGTCTGATGGGTACAGAGAGGCCAGTCCCAGTTCCACTGATAGGAGGACTGACAGCTATGCTGGCCTTCTATTCTCACTGATAAGGCTGAAAACCGTAATGTTTTCCCACTCACCACGCACGGCTCAGAGTGAGATTTACACAGGAAGATATTCAACtaagcattcatttaaaaagtttacttttattttctgtttttgaatagGTGATACACAGACTTGGTATAAAATTCAAATACTACGAGGTTTATAGGGAAAAGAgaatttcccttcctctcctgccccagctcccaATTCCCTGTATCAGAGCTAGGCTGTCATCTGATTCTCgtatctttccagaaatgaagcatcatttaaaagaagagaaagcaacagCATATCCAACCAAGTGGTTATTATTTGTAATGACAAATGCTGTTAGGAGGAGTCTTTAATAGCATACAAAAGACTCTAtactggggggccggcccggtggcacagcagttaagtttgcatgttccacttcggtggcctggggtttgctggttcggatcccggttgaggacatggcacctcctggcaagccatgctgtggcaggtgtcccacatataaaggagaggaagatgggcacggatgttagctcagggccagtcttcctcagcaaaaagaggaggattgacagcagaggttagctcagggctaatctttctcaaaaaaaacaaaaaacaaaaaactccataTTGGTAAGTGAAAAACactacaaaattatatttaaagcataattctataaaaatgcacattaaaaatatgaaagaaacatGTCCAACCATCAGAAGTGGCTGCTTCAGTCTTGTGAAATTAACGTTGAGTTTCTTCCCTTGTAGCTgtcaacctttttaaaaaaaacactttaaggATATTCTAAACTGAACACCTATTTcataaccaggaaaaaaaattactctgcTGTCATAGcatgtcctcttctttttgttactTAATACTGCCACCAAACTTACAATTGTATCTGGCTTCACAGCCTAACTATCTTAAAGGTTTTCCACTCTTCCTATTTCCAAAATGGAACAGGGGAAAAAATACGCATGACAACTATAAAGCGacaaagactttttttgttttaaacaagcaCTTTATGTCTTTTATCATCAAACGACTGATACTCTTTTCAGAATAATCACTTTGGGAGACCACACACTTATTCTTAAagtgaaaaacaggcaaaacagcATGATGTATTATTTCCGGAAGAAAGAGAATTTGCACCTTGGCACTGAGGCTCCACTCCCATCAGTTCAGGTAGGAAGGCTGGGTGGTGAGTGGGGGCGGGCTGACCGGGTTCTGCTGGGCTCTGGCCCAGAGTGTTCTGAAAAGGCCCGAAGCTCCTCTACCCCTTGTGCTAGAGAAGTGGGCACACGCATACAGATTCCCAGAGGTTACAACAGGCTGCGCATGGTGACAGAGGCCATCCCAGAAAATTCCACAGAAGCTACTCTTTCTCCAAAGCCACCATGGGGGCAGCAACCTCAATCTACCCTCTCCAGGTCAGCATCTCCTCTTTGGAGCTACTCAAAGTTTATACCTGCACTGGGACAAACAAGGAAGGGCTACGAGTTTGGAATATTTCTCCCTTGAAACCGAAACTAAGAAAAACACTGTGCAGTGGTCGTGGCAAGTTCTCCCCGTGAACGCCGGGTCCAGACAGCGGGCACAGAAGGCAGGGCTTCCCTCACACCCCAACCTGAGGCCAGCTcctgggcagccccagcagacgGAGCCTAAGGGAGCAGGGCGTTTGTGACTAAACCAAAGGGCTATCTGGAGGCTGTGAACCTACGTTCTTCTCTTACACAGGGACTCGGACAGGCGAACTTACTGAGAGGTCAACAACAGTCTTgacagccttttcttttctcttgaggaagtcATCATCCTGTAAGACAAAACAAGGAATAAACAAATCTTGTGCGAAGACTGCAACGCACTGAACTGCTCAGACGTCTGCCTATAAACCGACTTCCCGTCACTACCTCACCTGAACCAGTCTCAGTTTTCTAACAAACTGGAATACATTCTGCACGGGAAAAAGCTGCCGCCTCTGCAGCTGGCTCCAAAACAGAGCTCTATAGTCAGAGAGAAAAACGGGGACCACTGAGTGCAGTGGTGACGACAAGTATTCTCATTTCAAATCCTTATGAGCTCGGAAGCCTCAGGCAAGTTACctagcctctgagcctcagtctctccatctgtaaaacagggacagAAACACCTATCTCAGGGGGCAGTCATGAGGATTAAAGAGTAGAAGGCAGGTGATGTGCTGGGGCTAGAATGTAGTAAGCATTTCATAGTGATGAgctattgttgttgttgtgattACCTTCCAACTGTTACTCTAAGAATGTTCTAGGCAAGTGGTCTCTTGAGAAGCTTTATATGACTATACAAAAATATACTCATGTtcctataatttaataaaaataatggatCAAGTACCAAAACTgacagaaaaggacaaaaccATAGGGCTTTCCACTCAGTGCCCATTTAAAGAGGCAGTTCTAGCGACCCAGGAGGCCCAGTCTCAGTGCTgcccaggcagaggcagagatgcCATATGGGTTGGGAGTGCAGGGCACCCTGCGCTCACTCTGCTCCTTCTAAGTGTGCACCCATGCTCTCAGctggacaagaaaagaaaatgagaacactGACCTCAGGGAGACTGTAGGTCTTCTGGAACTGGGACACAGAGTAGGAGTGGATGTAGTCACCcatctcttcttttgtttctataGCTCGCTTCACCAGCCACTGCAGAAGAAAGTTAGGAAACGTGAGCCGATGGGGTGAAACACCACTGCGGTGAAGGCCAACTCACCACTCGTGAACCCAAATCACTGTCCTTGAACTGACCAAGTGATGACAAGCTATCAACAAACACTGTCCTATAGCAAAAGCAACTGGCTTAGCGTCTGAGAGCTGAGCAGCTGTGCAGGAGGAGCCTCACTTCAGagcctcaggcctcagtttccctctccatGTAAAGTGAAACTGAGAATGTCAGTTCCTTTCACCTCACAGAGCTACTGTGGGAGCAAATGAAACCACATGTACTAGAGTGCTTTGTAAATACCCGAAACATAACACAAATGCAGCTATCCCCACAACCACCTGGTTCTAGCGATGGATCTCAGCGTcattctttttcctgcttcttgcaCCACAGaccagagaaaggggaagaaccAGAGAGAACCCCTAGTATAACCCTCaagtgacagatgagaaaacatccCCAAACTATTCAGATGTGAGAACAGGGTGTACTGAGTACACAGCCTTGGGCTTCGGGTTAGCTTGGCACTCACAACATTCTCTCTCTCAATCCGCACAATGCTACAAGGTGGCTGGTACTGGCCGCGATGACagaacctgaagctcagagagactaCGTAACTTGCCCATTGATCCACAGCTAGCAAACCACAAAGCTGGGTGTCACAACTCACAGGCTCTTCCACACCAGAAGGCTGGACATATGGGCTTCATTAAATGTTTCCCAGCTCTTTTGGGCTGATGTGCAAAAGGAGGTGTTTCTCCCTACCTAAAACTCCAgttaattaaaacacacacatacacacacccacacaccataACCTGTGGAAGATTCCAGTGCTCTGAGGGTAAGAACGCAAAGTCAAATAAGAGCCTTTGTTGTCCTCCCCTGGCTCTTCATTCAATTCCTGTACTACTGAAGAACATCATGGAGGGGGTGCCATCTGTCAGGCTTGCCATTCTCTCTCCAGAGAGAGCCACTACATCTCAAAAGCAGTTTTTGGACAGTAGTTGTGTTTCCCCAAGAGCACAGCCACACGTGGCAAGGTTTAGCTGCCTAGGAAAGTAGACACGTGGCATGCTGCATGGTGCTCCCACAGGGACAGGAAGAAATGCTTGATCACGGAGGGCAGCCAGCTCCAGGAAAGGACACGTTTAGGAAGTGGCTGCCCAGGATAGGGGCGGCTGAGAATATCTACATAAGGAACATTCTTTTGTTGTCAGCatcttccatttatttccatcactccactccaccccacctccaaacaACCACCTCAGGCACGGACAAAGCCAGAAGCAGGGGCAGAGGATGAGACCACACTCAGAACTACGGTAGCTCCTAACTCGCACCCCGACCCCAGCACCACAGCCCCAGACAACTAAGGAGGCTGACGCTTGCTCAAGTCAATTTGTCTCTGCTTTGCTTTGGATCCACAGATCCAGTTTCTGGCCTTTCATActtgtttccttttccattaATCAGATCTACCCAGAATTATCACTTGGTGGGATGCTGGAGAGTGTGATCAGATAAGGAAGGCAAAGCATGTTGAGTCATAGGATTCCCACAGACAATCCAATACTGTTTTGGAGTTCCCAGCATGAAGGGCTGTGGAGGGAACCTCTTGGACAGCCACGCTCTGCCACAGCTCCCTGGCATTCGAGAAAAATAGCTACCCTCACAGGATACACATCCCACGTGGGAGAAAAAGATGTGACCTAGAATACCAATGGCTGGAAGCTAGACCTGTTTTTCTCCTGGCTGGCATTCAGAGGgtgttactgtagctttgtaaatGGTGTGAACATGGGTGATGAGTCTCGAGCCCCGCACAAGACAACGAGTTCAATGGTTCCCAACTGTTGGTCCGTGACTATCCTTTCACTGGTCTCcagcaaaacaggaaaaaactagAGGCATGTGGTAAGCTTTTCAGGATGCTAAATGTATTCAATTTGAAGGACtgtcttttattttaagattgggAGTTAAATGGCTTTTTAGGAAATGATAGAGAAACTAAGAGcagttacttttaaaaaggcCCTTGCCTGGCAAAAGACAGATGGCAACCATAGGTCAACctccatttttgctttaaaattttactggTCCATGAAATTAAGAAATCTGGTAACCAGCAGCCTAGGCCCTCACATCCAGACAGGAAGCCCCTCAGCATTCAACTCACAACACGGAACATTCACAGACACTCAAAATGCCCAAACCAAATGCAGAAGATCACTTCCTTTTCACCCTCTCCTCATATCTAGACTAGATTCTTTGCCCTCAGAGTTCTAGCATGGGGCTGAGGAAGGTCTAATCACTAGAGATCCAGGCTTTGGGGGAAAAGGCAACAACTTCACAGAGTGACAGTGTTGGAGGTTTTAGTAATAACACAGGGGCCCTACTTCCTAGTTTCACAAAAAGGGTCAGGCACCACTGTCCCTCTGCACCAGACAAAAAGTCTAACAAAGACACAAATCAAATTCTGAGTTAAAGTCTTGAAATATTTTGCTGTGTACACAAACAACTTCTGGGATCCTTTGTTCCTTCGGTTTGTCGTTTTCTAGAACTCATCCCATACCGTAGTAGGAAAATCATTGGCGCAGGAGTCTGGAGCCCAGAAGTTTAGTACTGGCTCAGTTACTGATAAGGAAGaaggatgagattaacattaCTGAGGGCCTGTGCTGGCTTGACCTCTTTTGGCCTTTGGCTCTTTGTCTGTAAAGTCAAGAGTTTAGGCTAGCATGAGTTGCTCCTAACCAGAGATGTCCAGGAGTTACTTGAGTGGTTtggtttgagatttttgtttgttaaaatatTGAGGCCCAGCACCAGACGTGCTCAATCAGAATGGCAAAGGCtctggcagtggttctcagccagggCAGTTTTGCCTCCCAGGTAGGGTGACCAGCTCATCCCAGTTTACCCAGGACTTGACCAGTTTTAACATCGAAGGTCCTGCATCCCATAAATCCCACCTCTGTCCCAGGTGGCCTGTGAGGATTGGCCACATCTTTTGGTTGTCAGAACTGGGGACaggctactggcatttagtgggtggaggtcagggatgctgcagaACATCCCATAATGCATAGCACAGCCTctcacaacagagaattatccagcccacGATGTCCATAGTGCCCATGTTGGCAAGACCTGGGTTATAGCCAGGGCGTGTGCGGGCTGGGGAACTCATGGGTCATTCTGATGCCTTCACCTGCTGCAGGTCCACAGCACGGTTGATGTGTGGGTTCACTCCAACAGTCTGTGTCTGTACCTGACTCTTCTCAGTAGTCTCTTTAGAGTTAAATTAACAACTCTTTCGATTGACTTCAAATTCAGTTGTTATTATActaaatgttttcactttttctttcagatttcttAAACATTTCGTTTTTCTCTGAACTCTCTCCCAACCCCGCCAGCCTTGCCATTTTCATTTCATACAAGTTCCTTGATTGTACGTCCTCTCCGCCCCTTCTTATTTTGTCACAGTTTAGGCTCTGGGCTATAAGGTACACCGCCGTCAGCGGTGGAGAAACTTCAGAAGTGTAGGGTCATCGTCTTTATATATAGAAATGGTTGGGGATTTGGCTTTTCTGACTGGAGGAAGCTCTTCTAAGCTTGACTCCAACCCAGTGGTGCCTTTAGCCAGCAAAACTAACCAGGCAATTATAGCAGTATTAACTGTTAaaaaggggcgggggggggggaaacTTGCTCATGATAAACTGTCTTCTATTTAGGAGCCTTCGAGGATACTTCATTTGCTTCTCTGACTAGTCTTGTCAATGAGAACACTCTaaaggcaataaaagaaatgggCTTTACAAACATGAGCGAGATTCAGCATAAAAGCATCAGACCGCTTCTGGAAGGAAGGTATGATCCACATTGATGTTTGGGCTTTAATCTGTTTTCAGTGCCAGTAGTTCAGAAAGGAAATACCAGTATGTTCGGTTGATTTTGCACTGTGTGTTGGCTTACGTATCCAACCTGCTTTAAAGACTTATTTGCTGATGTTTGAAGAAAAGCGTTCCCTTCTGTTGTATAGCCTGGTTCTTATTTCTGAGTTGGGTATCTGACGCAGGTGATTGCTTTCAGCGATGGAGAAGGTGGGgactgggtcttttgttgctcatgtTCTGGCGTTGATGCCCAAACCATATGCGGTAGTGACATGGCAGGTATTCAGTACATGACTTGTTGAATGAGTAGACTAAGTGTCTCTGACCTTTCCTGTCTTAATCCTTAGGGATCTTCTAGCAGctgcaaaaacaggcagtggcAAAACCCTGGCATTTCTCGTCCCTGCGGTTGAACTCATTGTTAAGTTAAAGTTCATGCCCAGAAATGGTAAGTCTGTGATCCACTGTCTTTGCCGTACCTCACTAGAGTTATTGTACCGGGTACATACTCATGGTGATAACTGCAGGCTGACTTTCACCGCGTGTCATTGTTGCCTTTGTAGGAACAGGAGTCCTTATTCTCTCACCTACGAGGGAGCTGGCCATGCAGACTTTTGGTGTTCTTAAGGAGCTAATGACACACCATATTCATACGTATGGGTTAACAATGGGGGACAGTAACAGATCTGCTGAAGCGCAGAAACTAGCTAATGGGATCAACATTATTGTGGCCACACCAGGCCGTCTCCTGGACCACATGCAGGTAAGAGAACACTGTTGTGTAGTCCCTGTCTTACTGTCTTGTGTGAAACCTCAACCTGACAGCtaacagtt from Equus asinus isolate D_3611 breed Donkey chromosome 4, EquAss-T2T_v2, whole genome shotgun sequence harbors:
- the LOC123285370 gene encoding coiled-coil domain-containing protein 93-like, producing MGDYIHSYSVSQFQKTYSLPEDDDFLKRKEKAVKTVVDLSDVYKPRQKYKRQQGAEELLDEESRIHATLLEYGRLSAE